The Lasioglossum baleicum chromosome 5, iyLasBale1, whole genome shotgun sequence genome segment GTCTCTGTCAATATTCAttcaataaattgtatttcaatcAAACGATACTTCTAAAGAAGGAGGGgatatagaataaaaaattttaatttccccGCGTGCTAGTGGTAAGAAATGCCATAATGGGGCGACACTATCGCGTTAACAGAAAAATGTATAGAGTTACCCGACCCTGAGTAGTCGGACGCTTCGAGACGAGGAACACGACATTGAAAGAAGGGGGGGAGCGGAGAGGTACTTACGAAAAAAGGTAGCAAAATTATAATCGTTAACGTGCCCAATCTACATTATATAATACGAACACAGTCTCAGGATCGATGAATGGAGGCGTGCATCGCGGCGTTCCGCAGTGTGTCACGTTATCGTACAAGTAGTCGAGTGGCGTATCGGTCGGCATCCATCGGTCGTTGTCGCCGCCATTGTTTGCATGGGCGAGCAATCGAGCATACGAGCGTGAAAACGAAGAAGAGAACGGCGAGGAACGAGCAAACGAGAAGACGGAGAACGACACACGGCCAGCAGGGCGTACAAAAGATACCTGAGAATTGAAAACCGGTTCGAAAGACGAGCTATGAAAAGCGTCTGCGCTCCGCACGTTCGAGTGCGGTTTATTGTCTCGATCGTCCGAGGGGCAAATCGGCGACCAAGGGTTGCAGGAGTTGTTTAGTGCGGTTTGATCGAGGGTACGAGACCGTTTCGGTATTTCTTCCCTAACTAATGTGGCCGTTTCGGACAGTGACGGTCACGACGCACGGCATGATAGAAAGCGTGGAGCGTTGCTCTCCCGTGTGCTACGACGCTGCCGATGCAGCTTCGCCGAAGAGATCGGACGCAATTTGGTCGTTCCCTTGACCGGATTACGTTCGCAAGTCTCGAAGAAAGTAACAGTGGTGATGAACAATACCGTGCTGTGCGCGAACCTACGGCGTTTCGTTGAGAATTCGTCTCGAAAAGCTTCCTCgctaaaaaatgtgtttccgaCCGAATATTCTGTAATTCTGTGATCTCTCAACGACACGAATCACGGCGAAGCTTTGTGTGCTGCTCGACCCGCGCTCGCATTTACCTGAGAACATTATGTGATACTTCGTCTGTGGGAACTCTCTGCGCCCCTTCCTCGCCACAGCGTTTTGGATCTCAAAACACGCAAAGGTTAGTCCCACGAGAATATTCATTCAGCCTCGAACAGTAACAACGGAGATCAAGGTCAGATGGTTGGGATTTAAGGGGTTAACGTACTGTACAACTTCCGGAAACCTCCCAAAAGGCTTTTCAATGGTTGTTATATCTAAAGATCCTCGACTGTTCTCTTTACAATAATAGTTCTTATTGATAAATTTAGATCGCTGAAGAATCGATCGAGAAACCAAAAGATTGACAATGTGTCGTTAATTTTTAAAAGTTCATAAATAACCACGGGTAGGCAATGTGTCGAATGCTACTTCGAACCGTCGAAGATAAAATACAAAAGGGTCAATTCTATTCGATCAATCACTATTATAGGTGGTGAGCGAAGTGCTAAAACTTTGTTTACCTGATTTTATAATTTCTATGGAAAAATCGGCAAATTTTTCCGACTTTGGTATTCTAACCCCTCGAGAAGAGGATGCGCAGAAGTGGATGCGACGATTCGCGCATCGGTCGCGCACGAAAGGGTAGTAGATATGTAGGAGGCTTGCGGAAAAGGGAGCACGAGTGGAACGATACGGAAAGAAACACGTGTACCTTGTTGAATAATGCATCCGTCTCACAGGTTTTGTACGTAACTGCATTTTCTGGCTGTCTCTGGCAGTAGTGCACAGCCACGAACGACACCGACCGCAACGAGACCTTTTTTTCACTTTCGGTGATTCCGTTACCGCCGCGGCTAGTCGGAACGCCGAATGACAGACGTCTGCTGATTGTGTTTCGGGCAAACAAATCCGCGATAACGATGATAACGAAAGAAACGACATCGATATTCCGGCCAGCCAACGAACGATAAGCCCGATCGTATTTCAGTGGTTCGTTGTCACTTCGCTGATCAATTTCCTCCGCGGGATTCGACGAAACGTAATTCGAGTATCCGGGGCCAACAGATTAACGTCGGTCACGTACGTGCGATTAACATATTTTAAATACCGCGATCTAAACTGTCAACTTCGAACTGCTACGTAAGCAGGAGAGCGATAGCGAAGTGTTTGACGTTTCGGCTGTCGCGCGTAAACCGTTCATTTTCGTATTTTCTTTGGTTTTCTGATTTCAGGATGCTGGACCCTTCCTTTCCGCACCGAGAAGGGAATCTTGGCCCTGTGACGATGCTGATGCTTTTAATTCTATCGTTAAGCGACGTACCTTCCGTGAAAGGTGAGCATGCAATGTAGAGCCACCGGTGGCATTACCATCCCTCCCTCTCCCCTCTCTTCGCCGTGTGTCGGCCAATAGAAGAAGCGTACGTCAAGGTAGCGGCCGTCGAATGATTTGAAATCAATCCGATTTGAAACACAAATTAGTTTCCTCGAGGCTTTTCGAAAATTGCGTCAACTGTATCAACAAAAAGGAAGATTTATTTGAGAAATGACTGTAGTCTTTTATTACTACTACCACACAACTTCTAGCTtcacaaaaaagttcaaatagtAGGGTCTCGGTAAAAAGAAGATTATTCTCAAGGGTATTTGATCATTGAGTCACTGTGTACAGAGACATTACCGTATTTGCTCTACTCGGTCATGATTATTCCGACGAATTGATAATCTACCAACCGGTTTGCTTCAGTTCGTTCGCAAGGTCCCGCGGGCTCATTAAAATGTAATATAACGAGTGCATTTTATCAATAAAAACGATAAGAGTACAGTGAATGAAACTGTCCTAGGTTCCTGCGAGTTCCCGGCGAGTTGGGCCGGTGAATGGTACGAGTATAGCAAAGTGGTATCGGTTACCGTAAACGCGACCTCCCTGGGTGAAAGGACGTGTGTGGAGCGATCTAGCGATTCGTACATCACCTAGTAAGTAAACTTAATGCTTGTGGAGCCTCTTTGTAAAGTAGAGTTTACATTGATTCTTTGTTTTAGCGGAGATAATTGCTACTACTGCCTAATCGTCAACGACAGGCACGAAAATGTAATACAGTTTCGCGAGGGTAAGAAGTGACTAAAAGTTTCccgtacgaaaaaattcatccgACTTCACGCTAATCGATCTTTTCCTGTCGCAGGATATTGTCACCCAGTACAAACTTCGTTGGAGGAAATGTGCTCGACCATCAAATCGGACGACACCCTTTACTCGATGTTCCGCGTGAATTCCAAGCCGATACCCTGTCCCTTCAGTGGATCGTCGTTCACGTTTTCGTACGACAAGGGTTATGGCGAGTGTCTGTCTCCTGTCAGCCTCGGAGAAAAGTGCACCGACGAGAGTAAATTGCTCCTGAAATACCAAGCTTGCCCGGACATTACGAGCGAAAGCAACAGTGAGTTCATCTCAAGATATACTGAAGAATCGGTACTGGTGTGTCTGAATTCAACTGAACAGTTGTCATAAATTGTTTGGAATTTTAGCGGAAGAACTGCAGTGTCTCGCTGTGTGGAACGACGGTCGTAACAAGTACCTAGTTGGAACCTTGAAGGGTCGAAGCGTCTCCGGTGCTGAGAAAACCTACAGGTATGCTCGCTTTCAAGCACTCGGTGATTCTACTATGATGCTATCGTTTTCCCTTTTTAATAAACACCGTGATCTTTGTTTCACATAGATGTTTCTTGTACGAAGAGAAACCGCATCATCAGGGAAAGGTAGTTTACCTGCTAGCTCAATCTGGCGAACCCACCTGCAACGGCCTAACCACAGTCTCCGAGGGATCGCCTACGATCAAGTTGACAAAAAGTAGGAAACTTgtcttgattaattcttttgttCTGGTGCCGTTTTTTCCGTTTCATCTGTTCTAATCGTTCTTCTTGTTGGTATGTACAGTCGATAAGGAGCACAACAAATGTAAATATCCCTCGTGGATCATCGAGCATCACGACTGGCATTCGTTGGACGGCACCAAGGTCTACCACTTCACGAATAGAAACGCGACGCTGAAAGTTCGAGTACAAAACACCGAGGGGGACACGTTCCACGACGAGAAGATTGTTTGCCACAATTTGGAGAAATTCCACTCCGCCGACAGCACGCAAGGTCACAAAGTGCAATTAATTGCCCATGTAACCAGTGGCTGGTAAGTAAACGCGTTACCTCGAACCGGAGAGGGCTTTCGAGCAGAACCTAATGACATTACGGGGTGGTTGCAGCGATATCGGTTACGTTTGCATGATATTCCACAAACGGGATCACCACATTATAGAGCTGCAGCAGTCGGGTGAGTACTTTTCGAGCGCTTGCGCGTCTTGGCGCACTTTGTATCCACACGTACACACATGTTTCTGACCAATGATCGTCTGCAGATCAAAAGGCCATAATGCCGGACGAAGCGTGCTCACTCTCGGACACATCCACGATGCCGTACACCACGCTGATCAGTAAGTGATGTAGTTGAATATTGTCAGAGACCTTCCGGGTTGCAATGACCGCGATGTTCACGAAGCCAGTGCCGATCGTAATCGATCGCTCGTTGATGCAGGCTCGTCGCTACGTCAGAGGAAGTGTCCGAACCATGGGAGATACACCATGCTCGAATTTACTCCGTTCCACCTGGCCGGTACGCCGTCCCGTCGACAGCGTCGCAACGAGAAGCGTTCATCTAGGATCGTTAAAAGAAGAACGTGGAACGAAGACCCGCAGCAGGCGAAGACGCACGATCAGCTGCAACGACAACATCAGCAACAGCAGCCACACCATCATCATCACCACCACCATCAACACGGAGGggaacagcaacagcagcaagAACAATACGGAGACGAGTGCAGCAACACCGACGTTGAAATAGGATGCAGTTCGCCGGATCAGAGTGAAATTATTACTAGAAAATCGTGTGACAGAGAAGAAACGAGTAAGTGTCACGATTCAGAACACATTACCGCCTTTCCTTTCTCCAAATCTCTATTTCACATCGGTTACTTTCATTTCTGGTTTCGCTCGAGACCCCCTGCAGAAGGATGCCACTATAGTTAATCATTTTGGTGCATTAATCATTTCTCGCAGCGTACTATTGCCATGGAAGCTGGGAAGAAAGGGGTGCCTGGTACACAATAGTGTCTCGACAAACCAGCCAGACCTCTCCCGGACAGGGGCAGACATATTGTTTGTCTATGCGGTTGAAAGGCAACGCGGGAAAATCGTCAACGGGAACAAGTAGTAAATCTAAACAGCCCGAACAAGAGCACTGGGTTACAAGATTGGACTATGTTTGTCACAGGGAACCTGCAGACGACGTGTGGACCCACAGCCTCATGAATCAAGGTACGTTGCACGTGAATCGATGGTACTCTGCCTTTTCCAAATCATTGTCGTGCTTCTCGCATCATCGTTGGCTGCTTTCTTTGTTG includes the following:
- the LOC143209096 gene encoding uncharacterized protein LOC143209096, with the translated sequence MLDPSFPHREGNLGPVTMLMLLILSLSDVPSVKGSCEFPASWAGEWYEYSKVVSVTVNATSLGERTCVERSSDSYITYGDNCYYCLIVNDRHENVIQFREGYCHPVQTSLEEMCSTIKSDDTLYSMFRVNSKPIPCPFSGSSFTFSYDKGYGECLSPVSLGEKCTDESKLLLKYQACPDITSESNTEELQCLAVWNDGRNKYLVGTLKGRSVSGAEKTYRCFLYEEKPHHQGKVVYLLAQSGEPTCNGLTTVSEGSPTIKLTKIDKEHNKCKYPSWIIEHHDWHSLDGTKVYHFTNRNATLKVRVQNTEGDTFHDEKIVCHNLEKFHSADSTQGHKVQLIAHVTSGCDIGYVCMIFHKRDHHIIELQQSDQKAIMPDEACSLSDTSTMPYTTLISSSLRQRKCPNHGRYTMLEFTPFHLAGTPSRRQRRNEKRSSRIVKRRTWNEDPQQAKTHDQLQRQHQQQQPHHHHHHHHQHGGEQQQQQEQYGDECSNTDVEIGCSSPDQSEIITRKSCDREETTYYCHGSWEERGAWYTIVSRQTSQTSPGQGQTYCLSMRLKGNAGKSSTGTSSKSKQPEQEHWVTRLDYVCHREPADDVWTHSLMNQGVCEDATKAASSLAPLLPLSKILFIIIAGNCAAYKYLLR